The following are from one region of the Etheostoma spectabile isolate EspeVRDwgs_2016 chromosome 15, UIUC_Espe_1.0, whole genome shotgun sequence genome:
- the arhgap23a gene encoding rho GTPase-activating protein 23 isoform X11 — protein MCQNQLDNWSRWPGSSSPSSPLDNHSAVGSPASWQEGRAGEPGGVGHSSPAHRTEEIQYGMTSQQPQGQTRGRSYSSSSSSGGPLSSPLQVHYPNHHAASSSQSQTRKSNSAWTSPPLPQPSHGRTERCQQALSDWYYNQLPERPARNMQTRHRSYSQDRLSDSRRQQQRTGGWPHSASQDTLLLLQQSGPGPQGEPYCSYGDWEGAPSRGHPANNYTRTRSENLLAQYDRHGRSLEMLDRAAAGVVSPRFERLSLLQQAPQPPPRTDAYSRKGSHYGAAQAPPMSRHTHSKHHSQPQTQQSAPQNRRLPRGQSMDDQPVGYRSYSPSFNRKTGRIMQQAHSFRDPSYSGPHMNWNPNTKTSPPEGTTAPLTASATSPLASTTHESQDRAYRPTNHERERGSVEGQAKVVAQTQEVVLRQKPPTGRRNAHGMRHPHYALPIDGLEPSLFSPDPQDSAPTPGSTGDVAPRKPNGNLAPLPIEDDSLASIPFIDEPTSPGADLRARHVPASSVVSSGMNSAPAVVTSPASPTFTFPLTRLFSHDCSSIKSGRRSSYLLAITTERSKSCDEGLNTFREEGRVFSRLPKRVKSFFTDGSLENLGTAEEVRSKRHSTSELGNITYSDVRREGWLHYKQILTEKGKKVGSGMRPWKRVFSVLRSHSLFLYKDKREAVLRGATIGCAAEDEQPISIRGCLVDIAYSETKRKHALRLTTQDFCEYLLQAEDREDMLDWIKVIRENSKTDSEELGFSRQALINKKLNDYRKQSPTGSKPDSSPRMSRMKPPFMLAKTDNAAGGPRSPKSDGKDESSPPKSPWGINIMKKTKKAGPKAFGVRLEDCQPGVNNKFIPLIVEICCGLVEDMGLEYTGIYRVPGNNAMVSMLQDQLNKGVDINPAEEKWQDLNVVSSLLKSFFRKLPEPLFTNDKYNDFIDANRMESASDRLKTMKKLIRDLPDYYYHTLKFLVVHLKTVADSADKNKMEPRNLALVFGPTLVRTSEDNMKDMVTHMPDRYKIVETLIQHCNWFFTEGQDKDEKTPVDTEDVQPAPNIDHLLSNIGRTALLGEASDSTNSDSAKSKGSWGSKRDLTPKDFLTLSIMSAVTGRKRRKRHKGRRVGSSTDDDSEHEPIKAGHLGAEEEEEAESPVGDTAPRAEGEDDDEEEEEEEDEEVVESGAKEEVDVEVLAVIPSRPRCKEEEEAGGRQAAMLLQEEEARAVVKGPPWRATEDARSIVSGYSTLSTLGRSLGSEGRVDDADDEHSELVSETDNESGFASRSLTQERPDKHPTVPVNTQPAAAPRSFLYTHYKPPVLTPTNLLAPPTALTPTPDAADRSEGGARSTTPSSSSFSSSSTTHKLHSRPSFNSHKLIQCDTLARKKLKSEKGKARSLDLLELSGPTAEADRAGSGSDGAPRVRRDTSRTNPSSCSSQESLRLARTKPSLPPSEAASFTPTGPSGRSLAEQVRARLMGSADDLRIVGLRKPLSPETRRKRRAWRRHTVVASPTEISEKRPPLTVSEFPLSANTQNQVKTRGLPRDADGLDQGPAARQAPTSRFHQYL, from the exons ATGTGCCAGAACCAGCTGGATAACTGGAGTCGTTGGCCAGGCTCTTCCAGCCCCTCTTCACCCCTGGACAACCACTCCGCTGTGGGCAGCCCCGCCAGCTGGCAGGAAGGGCGAGCAGGAGAGCCAGGTGGTGTGGGTCACAGCAGCCCGGCCCACCGCACAGAGGAGATCCAGTACGGTATGACCAGCCAGCAGCCTCAGGGCCAGACAAGGGGGCGCTCCtactcttcctcttcctcatcagGGGGCCCTTTGTCTAGCCCGCTGCAAGTCCACTACCCTAACCACCACGCTGCCAGCTCCTCTCAGTCCCAGACACGCAAGTCCAACTCAGCTTGGACCAGTCCCCCCCTGCCCCAGCCTAGCCATGGCCGCACTGAGCGCTGCCAGCAGGCGCTCTCCGACTGGTACTACAACCAGCTGCCGGAGCGCCCAGCACGCAACATGCAGACCCGCCACCGCAGCTACTCTCAGGACCGGCTCAGTGATTCAAGGAGGCAGCAGCAGCGGACAGGTGGCTGGCCGCACAGCGCCTCCCAGGACACTCTGCTGTTACTACAGCAGTCAGGACCAGGTCCCCAAGGAGAGCCCTACTGTTCCTACGGAGACTGGGAGGGGGCCCCAAGTAGGGGGCACCCTGCCAACAACTATACCCGGACACGCTCTGAAAACCTGCTGGCCCAGTATGATCGCCATGGCCGCTCATTAGAGATGCTGGACCGAGCAGCAGCTGGAGTGGTCTCGCCTCGTTTTGAGAGGCTGTCATTGCTCCAGCAGGCTCCCCAACCGCCCCCCAGGACTGACGCCTACTCGAGGAAGGGGAGCCATTATGGTGCAGCACAAGCTCCTCCAATGTCCCGACACACACATTCTAAACACCATTCCCAGCCTCAGACCCAGCAATCAGCCCCCCAGAATAGGCGGCTTCCCCGTGGGCAGAGCATGGATGACCAGCCGGTGGGCTACCGCAGCTACAGCCCCTCTTTTAACCGCAAGACGGGCCGCATCATGCAGCAAGCCCACTCTTTCAGGGACCCTTCGTACTCTGGCCCTCACATGAACTGGAACCCAAACACTAAAACCAGTCCGCCAGAGGGCACAACGGCACCCCTCACTGCCTCTGCCACATCCCCCCTTGCCTCCACCACTCACGAATCCCAGGACAGAGCATACAGGCCAACAAACCACGAGAGGGAACGAGGGTCAGTGGAGGGGCAGGCAAAGGTGGTGGCACAGACCCAGGAGGTGGTGCTGAGGCAGAAACCTCCCACCGGGCGGAGGAATGCCCACGGTATGCGTCACCCTCATTACGCGCTGCCCATTGACGGGCTAGAACCCTCTTTGTTTTCTCCTGATCCCCAGGACTCAGCTCCTACCCCTGGTTCCACGGGAGATGTAGCCCCACGCAAACCAAACGGCAACCTTGCCCCCCTCCCCATAGAGGATGACTCCCTGGCCTCCATCCCCTTCATAG ATGAGCCCACCAGCCCCGGCGCTGATTTGCGCGCGCGCCACGTGCCGGCGTCCTCCGTGGTGTCCAGCGGCATGAATTCGGCACCCGCCGTGGTCACCAGCCCCGCCTCCCCCACCTTCACCTTCCCCCTCACTAGGCTCTTCTCACACGACTGCA GCAGTATTAAATCCGGTCGCCGTTCCTCCTATCTTCTAGCGATCACCACCGAGCGCTCCAAGTCATGCGACGAAGGTCTCAACACGTTCAGAGAGGAGGGCCGAGTCTTCTC GAGGCTACCAAAGAGAGTAAAGAGTTTCTTCACAGACGGG tctcTGGAAAACCTTGGAACAGCAGAGGAGGTTCGATCTAAACGCCACTCCACCTCAGAGCTCGGAAACATCACTTACAGCGACGTACGGCGAGAAGGATGGCTGCACTATAAACAAATCCTCACAGAGAAGGGCAAG AAGGTGGGCAGCGGCATGCGTCCGTGGAAGCGAGTCTTTTCTGTGCTTCGCTCCCATTCGCTGTTCCTCTATAAGGACAAGAGGGAGGCGGTGCTCCGCGGGGCCACGATCGGATGTGCGGCAGAGGACGAGCAGCCAATCAGCATCCGGGGCTGCCTGGTGGACATCGCGTACAGTGAGACCAAACGAAAGCACGCGCTGCGGCTAACCACCCAGGACTTCTGCGAGTACCTGCTGCAGGCGGAGGACCGGGAGGACATGCTGGACTGGATAAAGGTCATCAGGGAGAACAGCAAGACGGACAGCGAG GAGCTGGGCTTCTCCAGACAGGCCCTCATCAATAAGAAGCTGAATGATTACAGGAAACAGAG TCCAACAGGCAGCAAGCCCGACTCCTCTCCCAGGATGTCCCGCATGAAGCCTCCCTTCATGCTCGCCAAGACGGACAATGCTGCGGGGGGGCCACGCTCCCCCAAATCAGATGGCAAAG ATGAGAGCAGCCCTCCAAAGTCTCCGTGGGGAATCAACATCatgaagaagacaaagaaggcCGGGCCTAAAGCTTTCGGTGTGAGGTTGGAGGATTGTCAGCCAGGAGTAAATAACAAG TTCATCCCGTTGATCGTGGAGATCTGCTGCGGTCTGGTAGAAGACATGGGTCTGGAGTACACGGGAATCTACAGAGTCCCCGGGAACAACGCCATGGTGTCGATGCTTCAGGACCAGCTCAACAAGGGCGTCGACATCAACCCTGCAGAGGAG AAGTGGCAAGACCTCAATGTTGTCAGCAGTTTACTTAAATCCTTCTTCAGGAAACTTCCAGAGCCACTTTTCACCAACG ACAAGTACAACGACTTCATCGATGCCAATCGGATGGAAAGTGCATCAGACAGACTAAAAACCATGAAGAAACTG ATCCGAGACCTCCCAGATTATTATTACCACACACTGAAGTTCCTAGTTGTTCACTTGAAGACTGTGGCCGACAGCGCAGATAAAAACAAA ATGGAGCCTCGTAACCTGGCTCTGGTGTTCGGGCCGACTCTGGTTCGAACgtccgaggacaacatgaaagatATGGTCACACACATGCCGGACCGCTACAAGATAGTTGAGACCCTCATCCAACAT TGCAACTGGTTTTTCACTGAAGGGCAAGACAAGGATGAAAAG ACGCCGGTGGACACGGAGGACGTGCAGCCCGCCCCCAACATCGACCACCTGCTGTCCAACATCGGCAGGACCGCTTTGCTCGGGGAGGCGTCAG ACTCAACCAACAGTGACTCAGCTAAATCAAAG GGGTCGTGGGGATCAAAGAGAGACCTCACACCCAAGGACTTCCTGACTCTGTCCATCATGTCAGCTGTTACGGGCCGCAAACGCAGGAAGCGCCATAAAGGCCGCCGGGTGGGCAGCAGCACCGACGACGACTCAGAGCACGAGCCAATTAAAGCTGGACATTTAGgggcagaggaggaagaggaggcagaGTCGCCTGTAGGAGACACTGCTCCTCGAGCAGAGGGAGAGGACGacgatgaagaggaagaggaggaggaagatgaggaagTTGTAGAAAGCGGAGCGAAAGAGGAGGTAGATGTGGAGGTGTTGGCGGTTATTCCCAGTAGGCCGCGCtgtaaagaggaagaggaggcaggAGGAAGGCAGGCAGCCATGTTGttgcaggaggaggaggcgcGCGCGGTGGTGAAGGGGCCGCCGTGGAGAGCTACAGAGGATGCTCGCTCTATTGTTTCTGGTTACTCCACCCTCTCCACATTAGGGCGTAGCCTGGGGTCCGAGGGGAGGGTGGATGATGCTGACGACGAGCACAGCGAGCTGGTGAGCGAGACGGACAATGAGAGCGGCTTCGCCTCACGCTCCCTCACCCAAGAGAGACCCGATAAACACCCGACAGTACCTGTGAACACGCAACCGGCAGCGGCCCCACGAAGTTTCCTCTACACACACTACAAACCCCCCGTTCTCACACCCACGAACCTGCTCGCCCCGCCCACAGCGCTCACACCCACACCGGACGCTGCGGACAGGAGTGAAGGAGGGGCGCGGTCCACCACACcctcgtcctcctccttctcctcctcctccaccactcACAAACTGCATTCGCGGCCTTCCTTCAACTCGCACAAGCTGATCCAGTGCGACACTCTGGCCAGGAAGAAGCTGAAGTCAGAGAAGGGCAAGGCTCGCTCCCTGGACCTGTTGGAGCTGTCTGGGCCCACGGCTGAGGCTGACAGGGCTGGTTCTGGGTCAGATGGTGCACCCAGAGTGAGGAGGGACACCTCCAGAACCAACCCCTCCTCATGCAGCAGCCAGGAGAGCCTGCGCCTGGCCCGGACCAAGCCCTCCCTGCCACCCAGTGAGGCCGCCTCCTTCACCCCAACCGGCCCCAGCGGCAGGTCTCTGGCAGAGCAGGTCCGCGCTCGTCTGATGGGCTCGGCCGACGACCTGCGCATTGTCGGACTGCGAAAGCCGCTGTCACCCGAAACACGGAGGAAGAGACGGGCCTGGCGCAGACACACCGTGGTGGCCTCTCCAACTGAGATCTCTGAGAAGAGACCCCCACTGACTGTCAGTGAGTTCCCCCTGTCCGCTAACACTCAAAACCAAGTCAAAACACGAGGGCTGCCTCGGGACGCAGACGGTCTCGACCAAGGACCGGCTGCTCGTCAAGCACCCACCTCCAGATTCCACCAATACTTGTGA